ATGCTTATACGGGAGTTACCATAGAGGGATAAACGAGGGAGTCTTGTCCAGACTCGAATTGACCATGGCTGGAGCTTCATCCAAATTGACGTGGAAGGCGAAAGGCTGGGACATTGAATTGGAGGAGATAGTGGATCTCTGAAACAAGCTTTCGTCTGTACGGAGCAATCACTTAGGAGTGTGTGGTAACTAACGGATATCAGGGCCTCATGTTTACACCTGCGAAGGGGCAGAGCGGCCAAAGGTTGAATGCCTGATTTTTTAGGGTTGATGCCTTAACGTATTTCATAAGCGAGCcggccacccaagcgagccggccaccccaaccaaaacgcgtccacGAACTAGATCTTGtttagttcaaccacccaccatgctACCAATTCGTACTtaatcctctcgaaattcaaaaGAGCAAGAGGGTGGGATCTcactagctatccaggcttttaagaatcaagaaatctctttaaTTCGTGCGCTAGCGCGTATTTTTAGCGTACCACGTTCAACTCTCCAAGACCGCCTCCGTGGCCACTAACATCGCGCGAATTCTCGCGCTAACTCCTATAAATTAACCTAGCTTAAAGAGGAAATCCTTTTAAAATAGACAATCtcttgtcagggtgcgggctggcaggacggtatgatgggagatgactggcagggacaggtcgtaacagatcagattctcattgacaggtacaggcacaggcaggggcaggctaatatacaagacgtagctcgaagagctacaacaggatctagaactgaagttcaagataaacaggtcggagatcacgtgccgtgatcttcctctaactaagcatcacggttcgcaccgtgacagtaccccctcccttagagccgagctccgtcgaggcgaggcttgtgcgggtatcttcggtggaagttccgtatgatttcgcgggcgtggtccaggtattcaacaggctcttcagtgggttcgtcgtaaccaatccatttgacggtgtacttcagacgcgggcctcctcggcctcgtcgttcccagcgggaatctaagatgtcttcaacttcccattcttccagtccttcgacttcgacaggcggtgcgggttcagtaacttgtccatttaccgggttcgtggcggcaggctgtagcaggctgacgttaaacacagggtggatcttcatactagcaggcagttcgagcttgtaagcgtgtgcgcttatagcttctaggaccttaaaggggcctaggttcttccagtccagtttcttctgcgggcggagggttcggatattcctggcgttcagccagaccagttgtccaggacggtatcggcgggcaggggcacggtgacggttcgtttgttcttcgtatcgggcttgtgcggacagtatctcggcgcggacgtactcagtcagttcttgcattcgtgtagcaaacttttccgcgtctcgggtcgcagggtgactggcaggctgggatggttcgaacccgatgcgggggtggaacccatagttcgcgtagaacggagaaactcgggtgctctcggagtaatgagagtttgcagtgaattcggccagcaggagccattcagaccagtcgtcctgtaagtaggacacatacgctcggaggtattgttccagtacggcgttcgcgcgttcagtctggccatcagtttccgggtgataagcggttgacagcaggttggtgattcgcaggcgctttgtcaggtgtttccagaattgggccacgaactggggtcctcggtcagatacaacggtattcggcaggccgtgcagtttccagacatgaccggtgtacaggcgggcgacttcttcagcgttgcaggttcccttgcagtgtatgaagtgcttcatcttggtcagacggtctaccacgactaggatggcgtcgtaaccgtagctcaggggcaggtgcgtgatgaagtccatgctgatatcttgccaggctctctcaggtacgggcagttgtctcaggatcccttgacggacttctcgggcgggggtgatacggcggcaggtgtggcagttcttggtccagtcgctcacgtactggtatactctaggccagtagtattctcgggacagcagttcataggtcttcgaccggccagggtgtcccacggtgggcttgtcatgacacaggcgcagtatttcagctttcagttcatcgttgtcagggacgtacaagcggttccggtagtagaggtagttgcctcttcgttcgcagtcggcaagtgtaatctcagggtgacggctagcgttcttgtctaacgcttccaggatagattgtactactttatcttggttgtaggcttccagcagtaaatccttgatcgtagatggtggttcgggcaggtctggcagttcaggtggagtggttgtagtgactccgtttctctgtcgtgttgtgacgtttatctgtaggttttctttcttcagaacagtctggctctgatgcgctaagcgctcatccccctctttagggatatcctctgacctcctggtcagggcgtcgggctttgcaccttgttttccgggacggtacgtgatcttgaagttaaaccgggacaggaattcagaccatcgggcttggcggcggttcaggagtttcgttgtcgtgaaatattccagattgcggtggtcagttatgaccttcacgggcgagggtgtgccctccagttcgggacgccactcttcgaagcagcggattatggctagcagttctttatcgtatatctcatagttacactcggcggcggagtgttttttcgagaaaaatgcgatagggtgcagtattccagcgtcatcgtactgagacagtacaccggcagagacaaaatcagacgcgtctgtttccaggactatctccttggaccagtcaaacgctttcagaaccggggcagatgtaaacgccttcttcaaggcttcgaagctcagctggcagacaggtgtccattcgaaacggacgtctttcttcgtgagtctcacgagcggggcgatgactttcgagaagtctctgataaagcggcggtagaagttgccgaaaccaataaaggcttgcacatcagtcagacaggtcggtgttttccagttcacgatcgtttcgatcttgtcggggtccatacggataccatcttcaccgatgataataccaaggaacttcgtctcggacacacagaattcgcatttcgatagttttgcgaacaggcctgcctctcggaggcgctggaggacttttcgtacatgttctatgtgttccgcacgcgtgcggctgtaaatcaggatatcgtccaggtaagcagtacagaaacagtccaggtactctcgtaacgtgtcgttgataaatcgttggaaggatgcgggggctccagttaaaccaaatggcatcaccaaagattcgaacagtcctaatctcgtacggaaggcagtcaggtattcttgtcccttcgcaattcgcagattgttgaaggcggagatgatatcaatcttcgtaaagaacttcatccctttcaggttattcaggggttccttggtcagcggcaacgggtaacggtccttaacagtgattgcgttcggtgcacggtaatccacgcagaagcggagacctccgccgggtttcttcacgaacagaacaggcgaggcagcgggcgaggagctgggccgaatgaaccctttcctcaggttatcttcgatccagtctttcaggacctcgagctcatttcgggacatgggatagaggggcccaaaaggtaagggtttgtcctcttgtaagaccatcttgtggtcgtatgatcggtggggtggcaagcgctcggcttccttgggtgagaacacttcggcgaagtctctaaactcttcaggcagtgcagacacggggtcaggttcagtgtcggtcttggggttcagtgcagtctcgatgtccgcggttgtaattgcgaacatgctgtatttctttcttgcatacgcagcacacgcagctagcgatacggctgcaatgtctcgtttctcgagaccagttggtcgtgcaggcaggttcctcggacgggactttacaggtagcaggcggttcttcagtggtagcaggcggttcttcagcggtagcaggcggttcttcagcggtagcaggcggttcttcggtggtagcaggcggttcttcagtggtagcaggcggttcttcagcggtagcaggcggttcttcggtggtagcggtctgctcaggaccgggtctaccagagttcagttcgggggctttcggggcggttcagacattttcagacagtcaactcctaggggtaggagctacgtagtgtcagggtgcgggctggcaggacggtatgatgggagatgactggcagggacaggtcgtaacagatcagattctcattgacaggtacaggcacaggcaggggcaggctaatatacaagacgtagctcgaagagctacaacaggatctagaactgaagttcaagataaacaggtcggagatcacgtgccgtgatcttcctctaactaagcatcacggttcgcaccgtgacattaAGGAGCCCTCTAagtagactgcggcatatccgctccaatggatatcagatcgatccttatatccgcaatttgcggatattggatatgagttgatatccacatccgcactgcggatatgAGTTtatatccatatccgcactagcataactctcgcttactttcccccttatagcctgtcacatgatcttaatgcagcttaccaatatttccttaccactgaaataaacgcatgtttggtcctgacagaaccaaccccttcaatcgacagtcggccctttgaaattttaggaaatagacatgtatcgaaggtctccttatacagtatttgtaggtggtgtcgtagttttcttagtccaacgttttcatgtaaaggtggccgtagattaacgattttgtggtaaattacatgtagaaatatatatttaactgctgttaactatgataaacttcgtaggagatagaacatggaaaatcaaaacctttattattggataagttcgttcgattttaggctcaaataaaagctaagagtcccagctgtctactgattattttcttaatccgttttgactactagaacttgagaaacccgagataaaagttctcaaaatgcggactttgcgagtttcgatgtcttgcggatatcttgtggatatccacaaaatatccacaaaatatccgcaagatatcctcaagatatcctcaagatatccttaagatccgcaggatatcctccaattatccgcactaatatacaatacagccaatcatttaggtaaaccatatcgaaagtaagtctaagtcagaatatcctagtacgtttactttacccctgattcaggggccctgaaaacctctactagtttagatgtaagcttctctgttcttttaagcaccctactacactatatattataattgttaacttctcaatgtctcaatcacagttctcattcaccaattcggatgtggatttagcttctgatcagatttatcctgacaacttctctgattttttgggtatccaaacaccggtcccatcgatatcgccgactcgtttaactcgttcaacttttgcgcccttatcccttactcgtgttggacctccccttcaaaagcactgggttttatatccatctgattctatatgtgatgacatggaggacgtacgcaataaattcgttagttggtggcttacaactgagtatggatctcagtctgatattaagaatacaattcgatgggaatcaaaaagcaaatcggatatctgggacagcttctaccaggttgcgaatgacaaaaatggaaagccgaaggttatgtgcaaggcatgtctctgtacaattggccatccaagattccggcgtgctggttcttcacctatgacagcgcacctcaaaactggcgcatgttcaaaaaaaagtggcctaagaatcgaccagcttatcaaaagaatggtatgtcaaccagggtacttaactggcgttactacagtggttaagttctttacaatttagcagctaacattgagtactttaatctagccaggtaccactagtatatcatttacccaagaccgtctctccgatgctattctgagattcattttgactgcacatctaccctttcgagtgatcgaacacccccaattccaccgcatgttagaggttgctcaacaatcatccactaaacttacaattccatcagcacgaaccattcgacgtcatctcgatataacaatccagaataaccagaaggggattctacagaggcttccagaggggtgtcggctatcaatagccttggattgctggacttctcctttccagcaggcctttatggctatcactggttactttatcgatcataactgggattattgtgagattcttctaggctttgagcctcttcatggctcccatactggtgaaaatctcagtaaaaccgtgacccagatcctaacagagcatggtatctcggatcgtgtcctatcagtgactacagacaacgcaaccaacaacaatactttgatgcagagtgtccaggaccaccttcagtctcagcattcatcagatctctcaatcttccgcgtcccatgcatcgcgcatgtgatccagctgagtctgaatgagcttcttgggaagcttaaggcagtgcaaagcaataaggagatcgagttagagtggtccgaggaaaaaacccactctttccagaataagcgcaatacctccggcagtatccagatcacatatacattgaaaaaggtatatcttctacccctagatccttataatggctagactaataaaagtatggaagatccgaggactagcagtctttattaatgcaagcccacaacgtcgggaggcatttatagcccttcagccggagcctgcattgattccaatccaagatgttcggacacgatggaattcaacatttctgatgctcaaccgtgccaagaagctccagccattctatgatcagtattgtactgatcatcaatatctttatttcaagctcgatcaagaagagtggcgtcaagtcgagtatcttcttcttctgacaaagcccttctttgatttcacaatgatgctatcaaagacaaaggatattaccgcacacaa
Above is a genomic segment from Penicillium digitatum chromosome 3, complete sequence containing:
- a CDS encoding Allantoate permease, whose product is MSRPGPEQTATTEEPPATAEEPPATTEEPPATTEEPPATAEEPPATAEEPPATTEEPPATCKVPSEEPACTTNWSRETRHCSRIASCVCCVCKKEIQHVRNYNRGHRDCTEPQDRH